ACTACTAGCATGAACACTACACACGACAAAACTACTAGCATGAACAATACACACGACACAACTACTAGCATGAACAATACACACGACAAAACTACTAGCATGAATACACACGACAAAACTACTAGCATGAATACACACGACAAAACTACTAGCATGAATACACACGACAAAACTACTAGCATAAACAATACACATGGTAAAACTACTAGCATGAATACACACGACAAAACTACTAGCATGAACAAATACACGACAAAACTACTAGCATGAACAATACACGACAAAACTACTAGCATGAACAATACACACGACAAAACTACTAGCATGAACAATACACACGACAAAACTACTAGCATGAATACACACGACAAAACTACTAGCATAAACAATACACATGATAAAACTACTAGCATGAATACACACGACAAAACTACTAGCATGAACAAATACGACAAAACTACTAGCATGAACAATACACGACAAAACTACTAGCATGAACAATACACACGACAAAACTACTAGCATGAACAATACACGACAAAACTACTAGCATGAATACACACGACAAAACTACTAGCATGAACAATACATGACAAAACTACTAGCATGAACAATACACATGACAAAACTACTAGCATGAACAATACACGACAAAACTACTAGCATGAGCAATACACACGACAATACTAGCATGAACAATACACACGACAAAACTACTAGCATGAATGCACACGACAAAACTACTAGCATGAATACACACGACAAAACTACTAGCATAAACAATACACATGATAAAACTACTAGCATGAACAATACACATGACAAAACTACTAGCATGAACAATATACATGACAAAACTACTAGCATAAATACACGACAAAACTGCTAGCATGAGCAATACACAAAACTACTAGCATGAACAATACACAAAACTACTAGCATGAACAATATGACACAAAAAATACTATCACAGGATGTTAAATTAATGTgcatcaattaaaaaaaaacattaaattagCAATGATAAAAGGCCCTCCCAAAAGTTACTTGAGGTCTCTACAGGCACCCCTGCAATAATTACAAAAACCCTAATATCAGGAATAACGGGTGAAGATGTGGGCACAGTTAAAATGTGCTCAACAGTCACCTATATGCCACAAGTCACACACAAAAAAGGGGCAGGAGTATCTGTAACCAGGTGGCTGTGGGTGAGGTGTGCATGTGATCCTTAAAAGTGATGATTTGTTAAGGAGTACCATACCTACATCCAGGCTCATCACTTTCCAAGGACAGAGTGATTTATGTGCATGAAGTCACCGTAAAGCAGAAATTGGCCACAGAGAAAATTAGTAATAGCACCCTTCACCTCAGTCTCTGCCCATTCACTTTGCTGTTCCTCTTCAGTCTCATTAGACAGGTGTCTTGGGATCTCCTGTTCTGGCTCCTTCAGACTCATGGCCAGCGATGAAGCGCCTTCATTGGAATACCAGCAATCTGCCTCTGCCAAGTAGTCTTCCTACAAAACTGTGCTGTCAAACTCACGTCATGCCTTGCCTAGTGGGTTACTCATGTAgcttcccatgaatataacaCACTGCTTGACCATCCAATTCTCTCCTGGACAAATCTTGATAATTTCTGAGATATTTGATAACATCCAAACACTATCAAATTTTGTGTAGTATTTTGTTTGGCTTACTACTGCTCTTTGTGAtacacttaaaaaaaattaagagtatCTGTCTTCATACATTTCCTGTTATACCCACTGATTTTATTTTATGAGTGTTCTCCTTATGGTCACAAATGCTGAATGCTTTAGCATAACTGGGATAGATCACATCTGTTTTGCTTCTGTCATAGTGACATAACAGTTGCGAGAGGCAAGCTCTTCCTGCTCTAAAACAATGACTTAGATGTGTAGTTTGTTCTTTTCCATACAACCATTGCTTGACATCCTAGCACCCTCTCAAAATATATTTctgatgtgtgatgttagtgctactggccAGTAGTGCTAACATCACACATCATGGTGGGGATTTTTTTTGCCATTGTGCTTCTGCCTCCTGTGTAATACTGGACTGTGTCTGGACATTTTAAAATGTGTTAATATTAACTGAACAGTGATTGGTATCTTTGTCCAGACTTACTGATGGACCCAAATGCTCCAGTGATCCTGGTTGCTGATGATGGTGAGGACAGACCTGTAGCGCTGCCCCAGGCAGCACCACCAAGAAAACAGCAGGTTGACAGAaacacacacttcaacactagctggtcttcaaaGAAGCGTGTGCATCTTATGTTTGGGTCAATGGCTAACAAGTTGGTGGTGCACTCCTACGAACaagggggtggtggagtggccTCTGAAGCCCTCAACTTACTCATTAATGAAGTCTTCTTCCTCTACCAACCACTGTACAAGTTAGCTGCTGAGGAGTCCAGTCCTGAAGTGAATCTCCTTGATATGGATGAGGTAAACTTTTCTCATACTTCACTCTCTTACAAATGAATAAATTGTACTTTCAAAATGTATATAATTGCTACAAAATTGGCCAACATTTATTTTTGTACATTTTGAAAAGCTACTGTTATGCAGAACTTTCAGGCAGATTAAAACTAGAATTTTAAACTACTAAACATTTAAACATTTATATAGGTGAAGTAAGAGTATTTGAATGCCAAATTTAATATAATATCTGAAAACAATAATATTAAACCTACTGATTGTTTTAAGTAGCAAAACTGTAGGTACTGTATATTAAAACAGCAATGGTAATAAAAAAGTAATAAAAACCCTTATTGACAATTTTAGTTATGATAATTATAGCGGTAACAATAAATACATCAGTATGATGAATGGTGACCAGTTGGAGTCTAGAGAAGCAGGTCACATTACATATGTTTGACACCTGTAAGTGATCTACATAAATTTGCATTAAATTCAGGTGTTTTTCACAATATTTTTGAAGCAGCTGGAAGATAAGAAACTTGCTAAACTCTAAGTATCAGCTTCTTAATTATTATTGTATTGACAGCCATACCCTTTTACTAGGAAGCGATATATCAGTTTTCTGCCAATACCATGCTCAATTTTAGGTCGCTACCAATACCATCAAAATTTGCCAATACCCACCAATACTTTGTCAAATCCCTATTTATTACTTTCATATTCACTTACCAAACTAATATTAATGATGCGTCTGTTAATTGCATGAAAGCTAAGCTAGTCTTGTGACTGAGGGCATTAAATTGGTATTTTCCATTACTGACAGTAACATAAACAGGAGTGAAGACCTTAACtatgtatgtatttatttattttcacttTGTGAAGTATTAAACCCATGTGGATTATTCAGCATAAGGGGTAGAAGAAGCTGAATCCTCCTCCTGCTAATTGCTAGACATACTTGTTACTTTACCTCTTTGTATTTGCTGATTATCCAACTTTGTGTGGTGGCGGCCAGGCCAAACAAGGCGTAGAGTGGCTGCAGCAGGTTTTCAACTGTTCGCTGGCACAGCAGAAAGATCTTCTACATAAGCCCTTCCTTTGGAAGTCACACTCAGTGCGCTACACCTACACTACCCAGTGTCACAACCACAAGGTAGGAACAAAGGAAAAACATAAATTTCAAGCACTGGTATGCCAGGTTTCTCTGTATAcatttgttaattattattaaaaacacAGAAGAGACATACAGTGCCTTGAGAGTGGTGGGGAATATCAGGTTTGATCTTGAGAAGGGAAGAGGTTACTAATTCTTTGAATCAGAGATCCTTCACCACAATCAAGCAACCCATTTTAAGGATAAATGGGCTCAAGCTCCCCCTGTACCTTGGATGGGTTCTCAGAGTTCTTCTACTCctagagcccagccatgggccaggtttgtctggtgcttggccaattttcattgtattatattgACAGTCACCATGAAAGTATGATAGTTTAAGAAAATTTGACACATACTGAAAATTATGTCTTTAAAAAAATTTCTTTGATTTTTTCAGTATCTTATGATTTTTAAGCCCCAAGATTAAAATCCTAGCTTAAACCCTCACTCAGATTGAAATCCTAGCCACACCACTAGATTATGGGCAATTGTGTACAGTAAAATAATAATGTAATGTGATACAGGTAAACCTGGGAGAGTGTGTAGAGCGTGCTTGTACCCAACGGGGATTTCGCGCCGTTTACACTCCTCGACTTGGTATGCCACACATACACCAACTCGTCAAGGTATACACCAAGTATCTCAAGGTGAGTTACTCAACTAAAGCACTTTTAATATACTGTACAATGTTTAAATTTGATAGTACTGTATTATTTTACAGTACCTAAATGTTTGTATGAGGTGCTATCAAAAAGTTCCCACACTCAAATTTTCATGCACTCCTGAGTGAAATATGGTGGCAGCAGGTACAGGCAGGTTAGCCAGGATGGGTCCTGGCCCAGGGCTTCCCCATGTAGTGACCCAGCAGGGTGGCAGCAGTACAGTCCTTTGTGAAATAGTGTGGTGAGTTTCATTGCAGTTGGTCATCCCATTGAGGTTAGACATGGCGTACTGCGGTCTCAATTGCAACATCTCTGAACTGATCAGCAGATAGGGGACCTTTCAATGcttcaggcagggagttccagatatTAAGAGTCTTTTATGCACATTgagtttttacacagggtttaatcAGACACTGGGGCTGccaaaggaggtttttgtgtcttgtgttatgccaGTGTGTTTTGTTGCAGCTATCAAGGAAAAGTTCCAGAGGATTTATACTGGAATTGTTTGATATTTATAGAAGGCACAGTAGTATGTGTgcatatctaacacactcacaaaagCCTGTTAGCTGTCCTGTAGCTACAATTAAATAGGAGGTTACAGGATTTGAAGATAGCTACAAACACATGAGGACGAGGTTAATAAATGCAAAATTTTTATTAGTCAACTAATTAATGATCATTATCTCTCTGGTGTTGCAATGAGGTCACTGATGCAGTGAGAACTTAAGGTGTAATGCGTTtcaggtagtgatggtgttgcgtGATCCTCGGGCAGTGCTCAGTGCTCGGCGACAGGCTAAACGTTCTAACAATATAAACAACCTTATAGATTTCAAAACAGAGGTTTGTATTTAACTTCACTAATACCACATTATAACTACTGTATAGgtcacttttgtgaaaatttgatGGTTCTTAACTAAAAGCTATATTCAATACAGTAACATTATtttaacattacatttttattaTAAATACTGCACCTGTATAATTATTAGACTGCACAAATTTATTTGAGCTCTtagtaatacagtactgtattttatttatatatatatatatatatatatatatatatatatatatatatatatatatatatatatatatatatatgaaacagtacagacactgtaccttccacctccaggactaaagtctgactaaccagtttccttgaatcccttcgtaaaatgttaccttgttcacactccaacagcttctCAAGTCCCAAAAAAAACCATTGCTTCcactcactcctgtctaacatgctcaaacatgtctgctggatgtccaagccccttgcacataaaacctcctttacacagTATATAAAGGTGAAAAAgataatgtgtttgtgtgtacaggcATCAGAGTTGTGTACCACCATGGCTGCTGACATAGACCAGGCCAACCTTATGCGCAAGCATTACAAAGATTCTGTCATGGTAAGAACACACTTTACCAGCAGTCTCACAATGTGTGCTTCACTCAATCATCCTTAGTTCTGTTTTGTTGGCATTTACTAGAATTATTGATCGATCATAAAATTTATGCGTAATTATCTAATTGGAGCTTAATAATACATTTTTGACTTGCTTCTACATAAAACTGAAatgctgtaatttttttttttttttcaaataatacACAGATTATGCTGCCAAAGTAAGGGACCATGTCAATTTACAATTCGTACAGTAGTAATAATTTAAGGATATTTGAAACAGTTTGTTTCTATAAATGGGTAACTGTGGGTACACATACACGGTACACAAATACATCAAGTTTTCATGCATGTAAATGCAAGTGCTGTATTTAAAAGCCACTTGTCCAACACCTATTAAAATTTAGGACAGTGCATGCTATGACTCGTCTTATTATTGTACAGGTGTTGCGTTATGAACATCTATTACTGCAACCATATGAAGTCCTCTCATACTTGTATGACTTTTTGGGCCTTCAAGTGACTGATGATCAACTTGAACGTGTTGTCAGAATACTCCGACTAAATCGACATGAGCAGCTACTCTTAGAAATAACAAAGGTTAGTTCATAGAGCTTTTAATAATCTAACCTGAATAAGGTCCAAAAGACTGGCGGTATGCCAGCAGATAGTAAGGCAAAGGCACAAAAGACAGAGCTAACTTTTATTAAAACAGTTAGCTCAGTGTGAGCTTGATCAGGTTAAGCCTCGATTTAATGGACTAAAAATGGGcagcaggtagccaggaataACAATTATGGTGGACATATGAGATTGTTATGATGTGCTCCCTCACTCCTGTTCCTCTTAGGACATCCCCTAAACCATCTGTCCAACCCAAATTTATACACAGTCTTTGTCAAATTGTCATGCTTtacctttctaaatgaccaaaccatctcaatatcccctcctctctctctctctttcaattaTGCCTTCCACGTTTCCACCAAAATCTAATTTCTATGCTTCTTATTCTCTGTATAgtattcacactacacactgacctcAAACATGGCATATTCAATGCTTGCAGTCAGCTTCTTGCTGTAGCATTCACATATGAAAAATAACTACTGGTAAAAGTGTAATTTTCTAAGAATAGAGAATAATCAGAAATttaagtacagtactgtaatgGGTAGGATAACAAATGGTTTAATGTAAGGATGGGTTATACTTACATCAAAGTCCTGCAACATTACATTACTGTCAAATCACCTGGAACACATTACCAGCTGACCTGATGTTATAAAGTAAGTTTTTAAAATAACATTTAATCTTTCAGATGTGGCAGCTTGACCTAACCTTGCAAGAGAGTCGAGCAGTTGATGAAGGTTGTGACATTTACTATGACAAGTTGGGATATATATCTGTACCAGAAACTATCAACCCCAAAAACAACTACTTTATCACATGGGATCAAGCTAAATTACTGGAGGATATACACAGTAACAGAGTTTTAACAGTGAAACAAAGCCTTTTAACTGATGTCAATAACTGAATGAGCAAGAATGCCag
The window above is part of the Cherax quadricarinatus isolate ZL_2023a chromosome 60, ASM3850222v1, whole genome shotgun sequence genome. Proteins encoded here:
- the LOC128694448 gene encoding uncharacterized protein isoform X6 — encoded protein: MMGRTQLRVTCIMALLTIVCINTVIFLSSYDPSPVTQDLLMDPNAPVILVADDGEDRPVALPQAAPPRKQQVDRNTHFNTSWSSKKRVHLMFGSMANKLVVHSYEQGGGGVASEALNLLINEVFFLYQPLYKLAAEESSPEVNLLDMDEAKQGVEWLQQVFNCSLAQQKDLLHKPFLWKSHSVRYTYTTQCHNHKVNLGECVERACTQRGFRAVYTPRLGMPHIHQLVKVYTKYLKVLRYEHLLLQPYEVLSYLYDFLGLQVTDDQLERVVRILRLNRHEQLLLEITKMWQLDLTLQESRAVDEGCDIYYDKLGYISVPETINPKNNYFITWDQAKLLEDIHSNRVLTVKQSLLTDVNN
- the LOC128694448 gene encoding uncharacterized protein isoform X2: MMGRTQLRVTCIMALLTIVCINTVIFLSSYDPSPVTQVILVADDGEDRPVALPQAAPPRKQQVDRNTHFNTSWSSKKRVHLMFGSMANKLVVHSYEQGGGGVASEALNLLINEVFFLYQPLYKLAAEESSPEVNLLDMDEAKQGVEWLQQVFNCSLAQQKDLLHKPFLWKSHSVRYTYTTQCHNHKVNLGECVERACTQRGFRAVYTPRLGMPHIHQLVKVYTKYLKVVMVLRDPRAVLSARRQAKRSNNINNLIDFKTEASELCTTMAADIDQANLMRKHYKDSVMVLRYEHLLLQPYEVLSYLYDFLGLQVTDDQLERVVRILRLNRHEQLLLEITKMWQLDLTLQESRAVDEGCDIYYDKLGYISVPETINPKNNYFITWDQAKLLEDIHSNRVLTVKQSLLTDVNN
- the LOC128694448 gene encoding uncharacterized protein isoform X5 gives rise to the protein MSSVNKDLLMDPNAPVILVADDGEDRPVALPQAAPPRKQQVDRNTHFNTSWSSKKRVHLMFGSMANKLVVHSYEQGGGGVASEALNLLINEVFFLYQPLYKLAAEESSPEVNLLDMDEAKQGVEWLQQVFNCSLAQQKDLLHKPFLWKSHSVRYTYTTQCHNHKVNLGECVERACTQRGFRAVYTPRLGMPHIHQLVKVYTKYLKVVMVLRDPRAVLSARRQAKRSNNINNLIDFKTEASELCTTMAADIDQANLMRKHYKDSVMVLRYEHLLLQPYEVLSYLYDFLGLQVTDDQLERVVRILRLNRHEQLLLEITKMWQLDLTLQESRAVDEGCDIYYDKLGYISVPETINPKNNYFITWDQAKLLEDIHSNRVLTVKQSLLTDVNN
- the LOC128694448 gene encoding uncharacterized protein isoform X1 codes for the protein MMGRTQLRVTCIMALLTIVCINTVIFLSSYDPSPVTQDLLMDPNAPVILVADDGEDRPVALPQAAPPRKQQVDRNTHFNTSWSSKKRVHLMFGSMANKLVVHSYEQGGGGVASEALNLLINEVFFLYQPLYKLAAEESSPEVNLLDMDEAKQGVEWLQQVFNCSLAQQKDLLHKPFLWKSHSVRYTYTTQCHNHKVNLGECVERACTQRGFRAVYTPRLGMPHIHQLVKVYTKYLKVVMVLRDPRAVLSARRQAKRSNNINNLIDFKTEASELCTTMAADIDQANLMRKHYKDSVMVLRYEHLLLQPYEVLSYLYDFLGLQVTDDQLERVVRILRLNRHEQLLLEITKMWQLDLTLQESRAVDEGCDIYYDKLGYISVPETINPKNNYFITWDQAKLLEDIHSNRVLTVKQSLLTDVNN
- the LOC128694448 gene encoding uncharacterized protein isoform X3, translating into MAFTFTTFSVKNLLMDPNAPVILVADDGEDRPVALPQAAPPRKQQVDRNTHFNTSWSSKKRVHLMFGSMANKLVVHSYEQGGGGVASEALNLLINEVFFLYQPLYKLAAEESSPEVNLLDMDEAKQGVEWLQQVFNCSLAQQKDLLHKPFLWKSHSVRYTYTTQCHNHKVNLGECVERACTQRGFRAVYTPRLGMPHIHQLVKVYTKYLKVVMVLRDPRAVLSARRQAKRSNNINNLIDFKTEASELCTTMAADIDQANLMRKHYKDSVMVLRYEHLLLQPYEVLSYLYDFLGLQVTDDQLERVVRILRLNRHEQLLLEITKMWQLDLTLQESRAVDEGCDIYYDKLGYISVPETINPKNNYFITWDQAKLLEDIHSNRVLTVKQSLLTDVNN
- the LOC128694448 gene encoding uncharacterized protein isoform X4, with product MMGRTQLRVTCIMALLTIVCINTVIFLSSYDPSPVTQDLLMDPNAPVILVADDGEDRPVALPQAAPPRKQQVDRNTHFNTSWSSKKRVHLMFGSMANKLVVHSYEQGGGGVASEALNLLINEVFFLYQPLYKLAAEESSPEVNLLDMDEAKQGVEWLQQVFNCSLAQQKDLLHKPFLWKSHSVRYTYTTQCHNHKVNLGECVERACTQRGFRAVYTPRLGMPHIHQLVKVYTKYLKVVMVLRDPRAVLSARRQAKRSNNINNLIDFKTEVLRYEHLLLQPYEVLSYLYDFLGLQVTDDQLERVVRILRLNRHEQLLLEITKMWQLDLTLQESRAVDEGCDIYYDKLGYISVPETINPKNNYFITWDQAKLLEDIHSNRVLTVKQSLLTDVNN